Proteins encoded in a region of the Terriglobia bacterium genome:
- a CDS encoding tetratricopeptide repeat protein has product MNLRSLTVCFVLVFSSLSLLADDDHHHGMDPNEKLGSVSFPISCAAEVQKTFERGVALMHSFEYEPAENAFKEVAARDPQCAMAYWGQAMSLYHSLWARLRKEDLSKGRAILEKASQAHPKTTQRERDYIKAVSVLYRLPNDLEYHARVDAYAEAMQGVHERNPKDREAAVFYALALLGSGPERDETHANGRKAVAILNKLYDEQPDHPGIAHYIIHACDNPAMASLGLAAARKYAAIAPSSPHAVHMPSHIFARLGLWQESIASNTAALKAADKMAGMHLHTMHHRMHSMDFMQYAYLQIGDDASAKSMYDAMTKYNRADVEEDYQDYYDEMLSGFAALYAVERRQWKDAVALQPVAGAKPNIQAVTYWARAVGAGHLHDPGAAQDALKHYEEGLEALRKGTKAYLANGLKDEHEEVQAWTLYTQGKADDALRILRAIADRQDKVGKFEVEIPAREMLADMLLDMNKPKEALAEYEISLKTDPNRFNGLAGAAQAAEKLSLKEKASGYYAQLLKNCQGIDSDRPELARAKTLVAAK; this is encoded by the coding sequence ATGAATCTGCGTTCTCTCACCGTTTGCTTTGTGCTCGTGTTTTCCTCCTTGTCCTTGCTCGCCGATGACGACCACCACCACGGGATGGATCCCAACGAAAAGCTCGGGAGCGTGAGCTTCCCGATTTCCTGTGCGGCTGAAGTGCAGAAGACCTTTGAGCGCGGGGTGGCGCTGATGCATTCGTTTGAATACGAGCCGGCAGAAAACGCGTTTAAGGAAGTGGCGGCGCGTGATCCGCAGTGCGCCATGGCGTATTGGGGCCAGGCCATGAGCCTGTATCACAGTCTGTGGGCCCGGTTGCGCAAAGAGGATTTGAGCAAAGGGCGCGCCATCTTGGAAAAAGCGTCGCAAGCCCACCCGAAGACGACGCAGCGCGAGCGCGACTACATCAAGGCTGTATCCGTGCTCTATCGCCTGCCTAATGACCTGGAATATCACGCGCGCGTAGACGCTTACGCGGAAGCCATGCAGGGCGTTCATGAACGCAATCCTAAAGACCGCGAAGCCGCGGTTTTCTATGCACTGGCCCTGCTCGGGTCAGGTCCGGAGCGCGACGAGACGCATGCCAATGGCCGCAAGGCTGTTGCCATCCTCAACAAGCTTTACGACGAGCAGCCTGACCACCCGGGCATTGCCCACTACATTATTCACGCGTGCGACAATCCAGCCATGGCCAGCCTGGGACTGGCGGCCGCGCGCAAGTATGCCGCGATTGCGCCTTCGTCGCCGCACGCCGTGCACATGCCGTCACACATTTTTGCCCGGCTGGGATTGTGGCAGGAAAGCATCGCCTCCAACACCGCAGCGCTCAAAGCCGCCGACAAAATGGCCGGCATGCACTTGCACACCATGCACCATCGCATGCACTCCATGGACTTCATGCAGTACGCGTATCTCCAGATTGGCGACGACGCCAGCGCCAAGAGCATGTACGACGCCATGACCAAGTACAACCGTGCGGACGTTGAAGAGGACTATCAGGATTACTACGACGAAATGCTCTCTGGCTTCGCAGCCCTCTATGCCGTGGAACGCCGCCAGTGGAAAGACGCGGTGGCTTTGCAGCCGGTGGCTGGGGCCAAGCCGAACATTCAGGCCGTAACCTATTGGGCACGCGCTGTCGGCGCCGGACATCTGCACGACCCGGGCGCCGCTCAGGACGCGTTAAAGCACTACGAAGAAGGACTTGAGGCCCTGCGCAAGGGAACAAAAGCTTACCTGGCTAACGGCCTGAAGGACGAACACGAAGAAGTGCAGGCCTGGACGCTTTACACCCAGGGTAAGGCTGATGACGCCCTCCGCATACTGCGTGCCATCGCCGATCGCCAGGACAAAGTCGGCAAGTTTGAAGTTGAAATCCCCGCGCGGGAAATGCTGGCGGACATGCTGCTGGACATGAACAAGCCGAAAGAGGCCCTGGCGGAATATGAGATTTCGCTCAAGACCGATCCCAACCGCTTCAACGGACTGGCCGGCGCAGCGCAAGCAGCGGAGAAACTCAGCCTGAAGGAAAAAGCCTCCGGCTATTACGCACAGCTGCTGAAGAACTGCCAAGGCATTGATTCGGACCGCCCGGAGCTGGCGCGGGCCAAGACGCTGGTAGCGGCCAAGTAG